One Desulfuromonas acetexigens genomic window carries:
- a CDS encoding N-6 DNA methylase, with product MFRQTFKNIDDVLWKEAGCSSELDYTEQSSWMLFLKYLDDLERERAMRAELEGKSYTFIIGEDYQWSRWAAPKKEDGSFDHDRAMTGDDLIAFVDRELFPYLQGFKQRASSPDTIEYKIGEIFGEIKNKFRSGYSLRDALELMDKLKFRSQTEKHELSVLYEEKIKNMGNAGRNGGEYYTPRPLIRAMIQVVKPKIGERIYDGAVGSAGFLCEAYDYLRHPKDGGKLTTSQLETLQTKTFYGKEKKSLAYVIAIMNMILHGIDAPNIIHTNTLAENLSDIQEKDRFDVILANPPFGGKERKEVQQNFPIKTGETAFLFLQHFIKSLRAGGRAAVVIKNTFLSNSDNASKALRKELLESCNLHTVLDCPGGTFLGAGVKTVVLFFEKGAPTRKVWYYQLDPGRNMGKTNALNDDDMKEFVALQASFADSDKSWSVDVKEIDQASFDLSVKNPNKGEEAPLRGPQEILDEIAVLDAESAEILAGIREMV from the coding sequence ATGTTCCGTCAAACCTTTAAAAATATCGATGACGTCCTCTGGAAAGAGGCCGGTTGTTCCTCCGAACTCGACTACACCGAGCAGTCTTCATGGATGCTTTTTCTCAAGTATCTGGATGATCTGGAGCGTGAACGCGCCATGCGCGCCGAACTGGAGGGGAAAAGCTACACCTTCATCATCGGGGAGGACTATCAGTGGTCCCGCTGGGCGGCGCCCAAAAAGGAGGACGGCTCCTTCGATCACGATAGGGCGATGACCGGCGATGACCTTATCGCCTTTGTGGATAGAGAGCTCTTTCCTTACCTGCAGGGTTTCAAGCAGCGTGCGTCGTCGCCGGACACCATCGAATACAAGATTGGCGAAATCTTCGGTGAGATCAAGAACAAGTTCCGCAGCGGTTACAGCCTGCGTGATGCCCTGGAGCTAATGGACAAGCTCAAGTTCCGTTCGCAGACAGAGAAGCATGAGCTTTCCGTGCTCTACGAAGAGAAGATCAAGAATATGGGGAATGCCGGGCGCAATGGCGGCGAGTATTACACTCCCCGGCCCCTGATCCGGGCCATGATCCAGGTCGTCAAGCCGAAGATCGGTGAACGCATTTACGATGGTGCCGTGGGGTCGGCGGGCTTCTTGTGCGAAGCGTATGATTACCTGCGCCATCCCAAAGACGGCGGCAAACTGACCACCAGCCAGTTGGAGACTCTGCAGACCAAGACCTTTTACGGCAAGGAGAAGAAGAGCCTCGCCTACGTCATCGCGATCATGAACATGATCCTGCATGGCATCGACGCACCGAACATTATCCACACCAACACGTTGGCCGAGAACCTCAGCGATATTCAGGAAAAGGACCGTTTTGACGTGATCCTGGCCAATCCTCCTTTCGGCGGCAAAGAGCGCAAGGAGGTCCAGCAGAACTTCCCCATCAAGACCGGCGAGACCGCCTTCCTCTTCCTGCAACATTTCATCAAGTCGCTCAGGGCGGGTGGCCGGGCGGCGGTGGTGATCAAGAACACCTTCCTATCCAATTCCGATAACGCCTCAAAAGCCCTGCGCAAAGAGCTGCTCGAAAGCTGCAACCTGCATACGGTGCTCGATTGCCCCGGCGGCACCTTCCTGGGGGCCGGCGTGAAGACGGTGGTGCTCTTCTTCGAGAAAGGTGCTCCGACCCGTAAGGTCTGGTACTACCAGCTCGATCCGGGTCGCAATATGGGCAAGACCAATGCGCTGAATGACGATGACATGAAAGAGTTTGTAGCGCTGCAGGCGAGCTTTGCCGATTCGGATAAATCGTGGTCGGTCGATGTGAAGGAGATCGATCAGGCGAGCTTTGATCTCTCGGTAAAGAACCCGAACAAGGGGGAGGAAGCACCGCTGCGTGGTCCGCAGGAGATTCTGGATGAGATTGCGGTGCTGGATGCGGAGAGTGCGGAGATTCTGGCTGGTA